A region from the Streptosporangium sp. NBC_01756 genome encodes:
- a CDS encoding glycosyltransferase: MARTYGFLSTHPPTQCGLATFNSALATHLTEGGLYGGIVRVVAEGDDSRPGPGVAHTWAHGEPYGWEAAASALDGFDVAVVQHEYGIYPGQDGQDVLPLLRCLTVPSIVVLHTVLTRPGPRQRRLLEQIVAAAGAVVTMTGTARDRLLAGYHVDAGKVSVIPHGAADHSRVSAGRHLRPHLLTWGLLGPGKGVEWALHALALLADLTPSPTYTVAGKTHPKVLEHQGEAYRDRLHRIGARLGVSAAVRYDPVYRDNTSLSRLIRSADVVVLPYDSPEQVTSGVLIEAVAAGIPIVATSFPHAVELLTCGPGLLVPHKDPVALAAAVRRILTEPGLADDLVDRTRALLPALLWPAVAARYDDLARCLLADRPPAVVSALP, from the coding sequence TTGGCCCGCACATACGGCTTTCTCAGCACTCACCCGCCCACCCAGTGTGGGCTCGCCACCTTCAACTCCGCCCTGGCCACCCATCTCACCGAGGGCGGCCTGTACGGCGGGATCGTCCGGGTCGTCGCCGAGGGCGACGACAGCCGTCCCGGTCCCGGGGTCGCGCACACCTGGGCCCACGGCGAACCCTACGGCTGGGAGGCCGCGGCGTCCGCCCTCGACGGCTTCGACGTCGCCGTCGTCCAGCACGAATACGGCATCTATCCCGGCCAGGACGGGCAGGACGTCCTGCCGCTGCTGCGCTGTCTCACCGTGCCCAGCATCGTGGTCCTGCACACCGTCCTGACCCGGCCCGGTCCTCGGCAGAGAAGGCTGCTGGAGCAGATCGTGGCCGCCGCCGGCGCGGTCGTCACCATGACCGGCACCGCCCGCGACCGACTGCTCGCCGGCTACCACGTCGACGCCGGCAAGGTGTCCGTCATCCCGCACGGGGCCGCCGACCACTCGCGTGTCTCGGCTGGGCGCCACCTCCGGCCCCACCTGCTCACCTGGGGACTGCTCGGCCCCGGCAAGGGCGTCGAATGGGCGTTGCACGCACTCGCCCTCCTGGCGGACCTCACTCCCTCGCCCACGTACACCGTCGCCGGGAAGACTCATCCCAAAGTCCTGGAGCACCAGGGGGAGGCCTACCGCGACCGTCTGCACCGGATCGGCGCGCGGCTCGGCGTGTCGGCCGCCGTGCGGTACGACCCCGTCTACCGCGACAACACCTCGCTCAGCCGGCTGATCCGCTCGGCCGACGTCGTCGTCCTGCCGTACGACTCACCCGAGCAGGTCACCTCCGGCGTCCTCATCGAGGCCGTGGCCGCCGGCATCCCGATCGTCGCCACGTCCTTCCCGCACGCCGTGGAGCTGCTCACCTGCGGACCCGGGCTGCTCGTCCCCCACAAGGACCCCGTGGCGCTCGCGGCCGCGGTACGCCGGATCCTCACCGAGCCCGGCCTGGCCGACGACCTGGTCGACCGCACCCGCGCCCTGCTTCCGGCCCTGCTCTGGCCCGCCGTGGCGGCACGCTACGACGACCTCGCCCGGTGCCTCCTCGCCGACCGCCCGCCCGCGGTGGTCTCGGCGCTGCCGTGA
- a CDS encoding glycosyltransferase, translating into MNPVAAGFRHLDRLSDDTGLFEHARHAVVRREHGYCTDDVARGLVVTSREGDPAPEVVRLSERYLAFLTHAQDPSGAFHNRLTYDRRWSDRPGAGDWWGRAVWGLGTAAARNAAPWIREEALLAFTLGAARRSPHPRAMVFAGLGAAEVLRVRPDCALAAGLLADAAVSVGVPTGDPGWPWPQPQLTYANAALAEVVVAAGRHSGDDALLTGGLRMLTWLRDIQTRNGLLSVVPATGWRRHTPRPRHDQQPIEVAALADACATAAAVTGDPAWHTGVRQASAWFLGANDRGTAMWDPATGGGYDGLTRDGPNLNQGAESTIALISTMQHARNLP; encoded by the coding sequence GTGAACCCCGTCGCCGCCGGCTTCAGGCACCTGGACCGGCTGAGTGACGACACCGGGTTGTTCGAACACGCCCGGCACGCCGTCGTCCGCCGCGAGCACGGCTACTGCACCGACGACGTCGCCCGCGGGCTCGTCGTCACCAGCCGGGAAGGCGACCCGGCCCCCGAGGTGGTCCGGCTCTCGGAGCGCTACCTGGCCTTTCTCACTCACGCCCAGGACCCCTCCGGCGCGTTCCACAACCGGCTCACCTACGACCGGCGCTGGAGCGACCGACCCGGCGCCGGCGACTGGTGGGGACGGGCGGTGTGGGGACTGGGCACCGCGGCGGCCCGCAACGCCGCTCCCTGGATCCGCGAGGAGGCCCTGCTCGCCTTCACCCTCGGTGCCGCCCGGCGGTCCCCGCACCCGCGGGCCATGGTGTTCGCGGGACTCGGCGCGGCGGAGGTCCTGCGGGTCCGGCCGGACTGCGCCCTGGCCGCCGGACTGCTCGCGGACGCCGCCGTCTCGGTCGGCGTCCCCACCGGAGACCCCGGCTGGCCGTGGCCGCAGCCGCAGCTCACCTACGCCAACGCCGCGCTCGCCGAGGTGGTCGTCGCCGCCGGTCGGCACAGTGGCGACGACGCGCTGCTCACCGGCGGCCTGCGGATGCTGACCTGGCTGCGCGACATCCAGACGAGGAATGGCCTGCTGTCGGTCGTCCCCGCCACCGGCTGGCGCCGGCACACGCCGCGGCCCCGCCACGACCAGCAGCCGATCGAGGTCGCCGCGCTCGCCGACGCCTGTGCCACCGCGGCCGCCGTCACCGGCGACCCCGCCTGGCACACGGGCGTACGGCAGGCGTCGGCGTGGTTCCTGGGCGCCAACGACCGCGGCACCGCGATGTGGGATCCCGCGACCGGAGGGGGATACGACGGCCTGACCCGGGACGGCCCCAACCTCAACCAGGGGGCGGAGTCGACCATCGCGCTCATCTCCACCATGCAGCACGCCCGGAACCTGCCATGA